The genome window AAAAACCATGCGTCGTCGCCTATCTGTCCGCGCAGGTCTATTTCACTGCGGATTTCCGAGCGTTGTCCCATCATACCCGATGTCTTTTTAACCTGCTTTTTTGTTTTTGATGTATCAATACCCGTAACCAGTCTTAGATTTTTCTTAGGGACCTTCATTTTAACACTGCCGCTGAGAACCTGAACATCATCTCCCGAAACGGCAATTACGGTGCCCTCTCGATTAACACCTGCGATAATAACCTTGTCACCCTCACGAAGCTCGCGCGGAAGCTCATATTCTTCCTCGTGCTCCACCGACACATTATCTACATCTTTTTCGCTGGTGCGAATCCTGCGCCGCATTTCTTCCTTTGCCTTGTCATATTCCTCGTTATAGCGTTCTTCCTCACGTTTCTTTTTAATGGCGTCAAGCTCGTCCAGTACATAATCACTTGTAGCTTTGGCACTTTTCAGAATACGGTTTGCTTCGGCACGAGCGCGATCGACTTCCTTTTGTGCCGCGTTGAGAAGTTTGTCACGTTCGGCAACTGTTTCGTCATGAGTGCGCTTAATCTCATCTCGCATACGCTGTGCTTCAGCACGCAATGCCTCCATCTCAAATCGCTTCTTTTCAAGGTTTTCGATAGTACCCTCAAACTGTCGGTTTTCAGAAGAAATATACTCTTTTGCGGTATTGATTATATCTTCTGAAAGACCGAGCTTCAAAGAAATAAGGAATGCATTGGACTTACCCGGAGTACCTATAACAAGCTTATAGGTAGGCTTTAATGTGTCCACATCAAATTCACAGGATGCATTTTCAACACCGTCGGTGTTTATGGCATACGCCTTTAATTCGGCATAATGTGTAGTTGCCGCACAAAGTATTCCCTTTTGGCGGATACCGTCAAGAATAGCAGTAGCAAGAGCCGCTCCCTCTACCGGATCAGTACCCGCGCCCAGCTCATCGAAAAGAACCAGTGTATTTTCGGTAGCTTCATCAAGCATTGACACTATATTTTTCATATGTGAAGAAAAAGTGGAAAGGGATTGTTCAATGCTCTGTTCGTCACCGATATCCGCAAGAATATTATCAAAGACACACGCCTTCGACCCTTCAGAGCAAGGTATATGCAAGCCGCACTGCACCATCATTGACAAAAGCCCCAAAGTTTTAAGGGTAACCGTCTTACCGCCGGTGTTGGGACCGGTAATAATAAGACTGCTGAAAGTACCTCCAAGCTTTACGTCTATGGGTACTACTTTTTTCTTATCAAGAAGAGGATGACGGGCATGTATAAAGTCTACCGTTTTTTTATCAGATATAATCGGTGAAACGCAATCCAGTCTGTATGAAAGCTCAGCTCTGGCGAATATTACACATATTTCAACCAGCATGGAATAGTTTAGTCTTATGCCTTCGGAAAACGCGGCACAATCGGCGGACAGTTCGTAGAGAATACGCTCTACCTCATGCTTTTCCTCGTTCTCCAGCACTTTAATTTCGTTATTGAGCTCCACCACGCTGAGTGGTTCGATAAACAACGTTGCACCCGAAGCAGAAGTATCGTGAACAAGGCCCTTTATCTCATTGCGAGCTTCTGCCTTGACAGGAATTACAAATCTGCCGCCGCGTGTTGTTATGATGTTTTCTTGCAAATATTTGCTGTACGCCGTTCCTGTAATATATTTTTGCATATTCTCACGCACTTTATTATGTGAGCGGCGGATTTTTATACGTATTTCATGAAGCTTTTCGCTGGCATCGTCGGCAATCTGCTCTTCATTCATGAATGTTTTTTTGATTTTATCTTCAAGAGCATTATTGGGTACAAGCACATTGAAAAAATCATAAAGACTGCTTTCCGAACTCATATCATTTGAGTAGGTTCGCAGATTTCTTACTGCTCCCAAAAGTGCCTCAATATTCAAAAGCTCCTTTACGGTCAGAACAGCAGATTTTTCTGCTCTTGCGACACTGTTCTCCACAGGTTTTACTCCCATAAACGAAGGAGTGCCTTTGGTAACCATCATAGCCTTTGCATCGCTCGTCTGATTTTGCAGCTTTTTAATTACAGCAACATCAGTATCGGGCATTATACCCGAAATTACATTTTTTGCGCCTTCGAGCGAAGCGCATTCAGCAAGCATACCAAGTATTTTATCAAACTCCAGCACACTTATTGCTTTTTTAAAATTTTCCATTGCTATCCTCTACAGTATTGTAAAAATCCAATGTATCCGGCTTTTTTTCAAGCTGTGCCAGCAGGAAATCACAGCAAACACTGCAAAATTCCTTTTCCGTTTTTTCCGGCACCTTTACGGCATAAGCTTTATTTTCCGGAGAGCTTATAACATATTTCATAAGATTAAAACAGGATAAGCTGACAAGTCTTTTTTTCACATACGGTTCTGTGGTACAACATTTGCACACAAAAACACCGTCAACAAAGCAAAAATACATTTCTTCATCACATAACTCACCGCCGCATACCGCACATTCTTCAAGGTTTGGCATATATCCTGCCGCACAAAGCATGCGAAGCTCATATACTGCTTTAATCATTCTGCGGGGTCTGTCATCCTTATACAGGATGTGCAGTGCATTTATGCAATAATGCATTATTTCAGAGGTGTCATTCTCACCGCGTCCGAAAATATCCGCCAACTCTGCGATATACGATGCCAGGGCAAGCTGTTCAAGCTTGCCGTCATGTCTTATACAATATCTTTCGGGAGAAGAGCTTTTAAGGGTGTATCTGCCGTCACGGTAATATGCAACAAATTCTCCGTATGTGAAAATTGAGCACGCAGCGGCATTACGGTTTTTCACCGATCCTACACCCTTTGCGCTCATTTGCACACGTCCGCAGTTGTCTGTGAGAACAGTTATAAATTTACCATAATCTCCACTTTTTTCTTCGCGTACAACAAGACCGTTAAAAGATACCAGCACGGTTAGTCATCCCTGTTGTTAAATCCGAAATTGCTTATCATAATGTCACTGTCGCGCCAATTTTCCTTTACTTTAACCCATAAATTAATATTGACTTTGACCCCAAAGAATTCTTCAAGATCCTCTCTGGCATATGAACCTATCTTTTTCAGCATTGAGCCGTTTTTGCCTATTATTATGCGCTTGTGGCTCTCGCGTTCACAAAAGATTTCAGCACGTATATCAAGCAGATGGCCGCGTACATCCTTAAACCCTTCAATGACAACGGCTGTACCATGAGGAATTTCATCGCTGAGCAATCGGAGCATCTTTTCACGTATAACCTCTGCCACAATCTGTCTTTCGGGCTGGTCGGTAACATAATCTGAAGGGAAGAACCAGTCACCCTCATGAACAAAAGGCTTGAGTTCATCAAAAATTATATCTGCACCGTCACCCGTGAGCGCGCTTATCGGTATAACAGCACTAAACTCAAACTCACTTGTATAAGCCTGAATGGTGGCCAGTATAAGCTCCTTTTTTGTAATATCGGTCTTGTTTATTACAAGTATCACAGGCGTGCCGTCACGGTCAAAACGTTCAAGCAGCTCACGGTCGGCAGGATGAACAGATGAATCAGCTTCACACAGAAGCAGAGCGCAATCCACATCACCGACAGCCTGCGAGACCTCTTTGATCATTGTTTCGCCGAGCTTTGTTTTGGGCTTATGCATACCCGGAGTATCCAAGAATACGTACTGAGTGTCTTCTTTTGTGAGTATACCCGTTATTCTTGTTCGGGTTGTCTGGGGCTTATTCGACACTATTGCAATTTTTTCGCCCAGAAGATGATTGAGCAATGTGGACTTGCCGACATTGGGGCGTCCGACAATTGCTATAAAAGAGGTTTTAGGTGTTAAATCCATATTATAATCCCATGCTTTCTATAATTTTATCTTGTTTTTCCGTCATTTCTTTTTCATCCTGCTCGTTGTCAACATGGTCGTAACCCAAAAGGTGAAGCGTAGAATGAATTGTCAAGTACGCAAGCTCACGTTCAAAGCTGTGCATATATTCCTTGGCCTGTTCCTCTATTTTCTCTACCGAAATAACGATATCCCCCAAAAGAACTGCGCCTTTATCCATGTCAAAATCACCGATGTTATCATCATCCTCCGCCATGGGAAAGGAAAGTACATCGGTCGGACGGTCCACGCCGCGGTATTCCCGGTTCATAACATGAATTTCCTCGTTGTCCGTCAGTGTCACCGAAACCTCGGCATCGTCCGGGAACTTTTCACTCCTGAGCGTTGTACGCACAGCTTTTCTTATAAGATTTTTCATGTCGGCATCTGCTTTTATCTTTCCGCCGAAGTAAACATATGTTTTCATTTTTTTACCCTCTTGTATTTCATATTCATAGCTGCTTTTTTCTTTTCCTCATAGCCGGCATACGCACGTATTATTTTGGTTACAAGCGTATGTCTGACCACATCCTTGTCGCTCAGTGTCACTATGCCTATATCGTCAATATCCTGCAATATTTTGACCGCTTCACGTAAGCCGGAGCTTTTACCGTCAGGTAAGTCTATCTGTGTGATATCGCCGTTCACAATTGCTTTTGAATTAAAACCGAGACGTGTAAGAAACATTTTCATCTGTTCGGGAGTAGTATTCTGTGCTTCGTCAAGGATGATGAATGAATCATCCAGTGTACGTCCTCTCATATAAGCAAGCGGTGCAACTTCTATAACGCCCTTTTCGACGTTCTTGTTAAAGCTCTCAGCTCCCATCATTTCGTAAAGTGCATCATAAAGCGGGCGAAGATATGGGTCTATTTTGTTTTGCAAATCACCCGGCAAAAAGCCCAGCTTTTCGCCAGCTTCAACTGCAGGACGGGTAAGAATTATACGGTTTATCCTTTTATTTCGCAGTGCAGTTACGGCCATCGCAACCGCAAGAAAAGTTTTACCCGTGCCCGCAGGTCCGATTCCTATTGTTATCGTATTTTTGTTGATGGTATCCACATACTGCTTTTGCCCCAACGTTTTTGGCTTGACAGGCTTACCCTTTGTGGTAATACATATACAGTCGCCGTCGAAGCTCATCAGTTCATCAGTTCTGGAGCTTTGCACCATGCTGACAGCATAGGTTACATTTTGCTCGGTTATGTTTTCACTGAGCTTCGCCGTTTTTTTCAGATAACCGACAACATCAGACGCTGCCTTAACATCCTCAGATGATCCCGAGATTTTCAACTCCGGTCCCCTACTTACAAGCGTTACATTAAATTCATTTTCAATAATTTCCAGATTTTTGTCAAAGTCACCCAGGATTTTAGGAAGAATATCGGGATTTTCAAACGTTATTATTTGTTCCGTCATTTTTGGTGTTTTGCTCCTGATTATAATAAAATATTTTTTCCTGCGCTATATCTTCAATACAATCGACCGTTCCGCTCAGCACAAAATATCCGTCACGAACTTCCTCGTTAAGATTTTCGCTCTCCACAGAAACGGATTTGCGGCTTCCTATGAAAGAAGCATAACAGTCGTACGCAAGTTCTCTGGCGCGCTTAATGTCAATTTCTATCTCGCGTTCCTCGTACTCTGCATATGTT of Oscillospiraceae bacterium contains these proteins:
- a CDS encoding endonuclease MutS2 codes for the protein MENFKKAISVLEFDKILGMLAECASLEGAKNVISGIMPDTDVAVIKKLQNQTSDAKAMMVTKGTPSFMGVKPVENSVARAEKSAVLTVKELLNIEALLGAVRNLRTYSNDMSSESSLYDFFNVLVPNNALEDKIKKTFMNEEQIADDASEKLHEIRIKIRRSHNKVRENMQKYITGTAYSKYLQENIITTRGGRFVIPVKAEARNEIKGLVHDTSASGATLFIEPLSVVELNNEIKVLENEEKHEVERILYELSADCAAFSEGIRLNYSMLVEICVIFARAELSYRLDCVSPIISDKKTVDFIHARHPLLDKKKVVPIDVKLGGTFSSLIITGPNTGGKTVTLKTLGLLSMMVQCGLHIPCSEGSKACVFDNILADIGDEQSIEQSLSTFSSHMKNIVSMLDEATENTLVLFDELGAGTDPVEGAALATAILDGIRQKGILCAATTHYAELKAYAINTDGVENASCEFDVDTLKPTYKLVIGTPGKSNAFLISLKLGLSEDIINTAKEYISSENRQFEGTIENLEKKRFEMEALRAEAQRMRDEIKRTHDETVAERDKLLNAAQKEVDRARAEANRILKSAKATSDYVLDELDAIKKKREEERYNEEYDKAKEEMRRRIRTSEKDVDNVSVEHEEEYELPRELREGDKVIIAGVNREGTVIAVSGDDVQVLSGSVKMKVPKKNLRLVTGIDTSKTKKQVKKTSGMMGQRSEIRSEIDLRGQIGDDAWFLVDKYIDDLQMAGLHSATLIHGKGTGALRAALWRYLKNDKRILSYRMGMYGEGDSGVTVIEIK
- the recO gene encoding DNA repair protein RecO codes for the protein MLVSFNGLVVREEKSGDYGKFITVLTDNCGRVQMSAKGVGSVKNRNAAACSIFTYGEFVAYYRDGRYTLKSSSPERYCIRHDGKLEQLALASYIAELADIFGRGENDTSEIMHYCINALHILYKDDRPRRMIKAVYELRMLCAAGYMPNLEECAVCGGELCDEEMYFCFVDGVFVCKCCTTEPYVKKRLVSLSCFNLMKYVISSPENKAYAVKVPEKTEKEFCSVCCDFLLAQLEKKPDTLDFYNTVEDSNGKF
- a CDS encoding GTPase Era, whose product is MDLTPKTSFIAIVGRPNVGKSTLLNHLLGEKIAIVSNKPQTTRTRITGILTKEDTQYVFLDTPGMHKPKTKLGETMIKEVSQAVGDVDCALLLCEADSSVHPADRELLERFDRDGTPVILVINKTDITKKELILATIQAYTSEFEFSAVIPISALTGDGADIIFDELKPFVHEGDWFFPSDYVTDQPERQIVAEVIREKMLRLLSDEIPHGTAVVIEGFKDVRGHLLDIRAEIFCERESHKRIIIGKNGSMLKKIGSYAREDLEEFFGVKVNINLWVKVKENWRDSDIMISNFGFNNRDD
- the ybeY gene encoding rRNA maturation RNase YbeY; this encodes MKTYVYFGGKIKADADMKNLIRKAVRTTLRSEKFPDDAEVSVTLTDNEEIHVMNREYRGVDRPTDVLSFPMAEDDDNIGDFDMDKGAVLLGDIVISVEKIEEQAKEYMHSFERELAYLTIHSTLHLLGYDHVDNEQDEKEMTEKQDKIIESMGL
- the phoH gene encoding phosphate starvation-inducible protein PhoH, which translates into the protein MTEQIITFENPDILPKILGDFDKNLEIIENEFNVTLVSRGPELKISGSSEDVKAASDVVGYLKKTAKLSENITEQNVTYAVSMVQSSRTDELMSFDGDCICITTKGKPVKPKTLGQKQYVDTINKNTITIGIGPAGTGKTFLAVAMAVTALRNKRINRIILTRPAVEAGEKLGFLPGDLQNKIDPYLRPLYDALYEMMGAESFNKNVEKGVIEVAPLAYMRGRTLDDSFIILDEAQNTTPEQMKMFLTRLGFNSKAIVNGDITQIDLPDGKSSGLREAVKILQDIDDIGIVTLSDKDVVRHTLVTKIIRAYAGYEEKKKAAMNMKYKRVKK